In Fusarium oxysporum Fo47 chromosome XII, complete sequence, one DNA window encodes the following:
- a CDS encoding tannase and feruloyl esterase-domain-containing protein, whose protein sequence is MTQDTTVPKLVTVIITTSPTPSAPSTELVLAVIKSFEEHCHALTLCNIIVVFDTFDQIVPTARLKKGQVTPQQAADFDEYKKNVKELILTKYRHVGAKFTQRRATAEYGSPNPQNTVEYTILQTRDKKVTFIEPSRRLGFGLAVRSALGVTQTPFVWVQQHDWALVADFPMEPLVQIMKAYDSHPETPIKYICLAAIRMLSHAISEQHPVLRELSSSLTQRYEDPTHPGVKIPLTPIYFWHDKPHLASTAHYLERVFPSRLAMLRGDFIEDKIGQRARAQMKEGLQFTKWATWLYYPDDGKQLCLKHLQGRTWAGAERQADRAAIQSKDNSIDTMRLLTPLIIASNAILAVSQLMGTPSYEYLYTVNATLGERWPIGDYGQGSRVVIPITGGTFKGPKLSGTVTNLGADWGLTDTNGVFFPDTRYNLRTHDGVDIYIQTSGPTQPDGRTLLRGVFQAAHPDYEWLNYVLAVGVLQRPPAESKGKYVVIDMWAVNYPDRYLCPSSQRLTRKLLPNPSTPFMHPGSSSQPGQPRFQDPFSSPHEPNYRPVKPSSIRDSTPMVLPRVADLVLSDTSTDICLPQDNMRPTFLLFPGLGACAAAGKGDDFAAKCAGFKTSLKLPNTKVWFTEHVPAGKNITFPDNHPTCTPKSTITDVEICRVAMFVTTGPKSNLTLEAWLPSNWTGRFLSTGNGGMAGCIQYDDVAYGAGFGFATVGANNGHNGTSAVSMYKNSGVVEDYVYRSVHTGTVLGKELTKKFYGKKHTKSYYLGCSTGGRQGWKEAQSFPHDFDGIVAGAPAMRFNGLQSRSGSFWGITGPPGAPTHLSPEEWAMVQKNVLVQCDEPLDGVADGILEDPNLCQYRPEALVCSKGQTKNCLTGPQIETVRKVFGPLYGNNGTYIYPRIPPGADQGFGFAIGEQPFPYSTEWFQYVIWNDTKWDPNTIGPNDYQKASEVNPFNVETWEGDLSKFRKRGSKIIHWHGLEDGLISSDNSMEYYNHVSATMGLSNTELDEFYRYFRVSGCGHCSGGIGANRIGNNRANLGGKEAKNNVLLALVKWVEEGQAPETITGVRYVNGATTGKVEVERRHCRYPYRNVWDRKGNYKNPDSWKCELPK, encoded by the exons ATGACCCAAGATACGACCGTGCCAAAATTGGTCACTGTCATAATAACAACTTCGCCAACTCCATCCGCGCCATCGACGGAGCTTGTCTTGGCGGTTATCAAGTCATTTGAAGAGCATTGTCATGCTTTAACATTATGTAATATTATTGTTGTTTTCGACACTTTTGATCAAATAGTTCCGACAGCGCGATTGAAGAAAGGACAAGTCACGCCTCAGCAAGCAGCAGATTTTGACGAATACAAGAAGAATGTCAAGGAACTGATACTCACAAAATATCGCCATGTCGGTGCTAAGTTCACCCAACGGCGTGCTACGGCGGAGTACGGTAGTCCCAACCCCCAGAACACCGTTGAGTACACGATATTGCAAACCAGAGACAAGAAAGTCACCTTTATAGAGCCGTCAAGACGACTAGGATTCGGTCTTGCAGTCAGATCAGCCTTAGGGGTAACTCAAACTCCTTTCGTCTGGGTGCAGCAACATGACTGGGCTTTGGTTGCAGACTTCCCCATGGAACCCCTTGTACAAATCATGAAAGCATACGATTCGCACCCAGAAACTCCCATCAAGTATATATGCTTAGCTGCTATTCGTATGCTCTCACATGCCATATCCGAACAGCATCCGGTCCTGCGAGAGCTATCATCATCTCTTACGCAAAGATACGAAGATCCGACACACCCTGGTGTCAAGATACCCTTGACACCGATTTACTTCTGGCATGATAAACCCCATCttgcatcaacagcacaTTACCTCGAAAGGGTGTTTCCCTCACGGTTGGCTATGCTGCGAGGAGACTTTATTGAGGACAAGATTGGACAAAGGGCTCGCGCTCAGATGAAGGAAGGCCTC CAGTTCACGAAATGGGCTACTTGGCTCTACTACCCTGATGACGGGAAACAGCTATGTCTGAAACACCTTCAAGGGAGGACTTGGGCGGGTGCTGAACGACAAGCTGATAGGGCTGCTAT ACAGTCTAAGGACAATTCAATTGACACAATGAGACTCTTGACTcccctcatcatcgcctcCAATGCCATCCTGGCAGTGTCCCAACTCATGGGAACGCCATCCTACGAGTATCTCTATACCGTCAACGCAACCCTCGGCGAACGTTGGCCGATTGGCGACTACGGTCAAGGTAGCCGCGTTGTGATTCCCATCACCGGCGGAACCTTCAAAGGACCCAAGCTTTCGGGAACGGTCACTAACCTTGGTGCCGACTGGGGTCTCACCGACACTAATGGCGTTTTCTTCCCCGATACCCGATACAACCTCAGAACTCATGATGGAGTTGATATTTATATCCAAACTTCTGGTCCGACGCAGCCTGATGGAAGGACGTTGTTGAGGGGCGTTTTTCAGGCGGCGCACCCGGATTATGAGTGGTTAAATTATGTCCTTGCCGTTGGTGTTTTGCAGAGACCACCTGCTGAGAGCAAGGGCAAGTATGTTGTTATTGACATGTGGGCAGTAA ATTATCCGGACCGATATCTCTGCCCATCCTCACAACGACTGACTCGCAAACTCCTCCCCAATCCATCTACCCCGTTCATGCACCCCGGATCTAGTTCCCAACCAGGCCAGCCGAGGTTTCAAGACCCCTTCTCTTCCCCTCACGAACCCAACTACCGCCCTGTCAAACCATCCTCAATCCGCGATAGCACTCCCATGGTATTGCCGAGGGTTGCTGATCTG GTTCTCAGCGACACCTCGACTGATATTTGTTTACCGCAAGATAATATGCGTCCTACATTTTTGCTCTTTCCGGGGTTGGGGGCttgtgctgctgctggcaaGGGTGATGACTTTGCGGCTAAATGCGCTGGTTTCAAGACCTCGCTGAAGTTGCCCAACACCAAAGTCTGGTTCACTGAGCACGTGCCTGCTGGGAAAAACATCACTTTTCCTGACAACCACCCAACATGCACGCCCAAGAGCACCATCACTGATGTTGAGATCTGCCGCGTGGCTATGTTTGTTACTACTGGTCCCAAGTCAAACCTTACCCTTGAGGCTTGGCTTCCTTCCAACTGGACCGGTCGATTCTTGAGCACTGGAAATGGTGGAATGGCTGGATGTATTCAGTACGATGATGTTGCCTACGGTgctggctttggctttgctACTGTCGGAGCTAACAATGGACATAACGGCACTTCAGCTGTCTCCATGTACAAGAACTCGGGAGTCGTTGAGGATTATGTTTACCGTTCAGTTCACACTGGAACTGTTCTCGGAAAAGAGCTTACGAAGAAGTTCTACGGCAAGAAGCATACCAAGTCTTACTATCTTGGATGCTCAACTGGTGGACGACAGGGATGGAAGGAGGCGCAGAGCTTCCCTCATGATTTCGATGGTATTGTGGCTGGTGCTCCCGCTATGCGCTTCAACGGTCTGCAGTCCCGCTCTGGAAGCTTCTGGGGTATCACTGGCCCCCCTGGAGCACCTACCCATCTCAGTCCTGAGGAATGGGCTATGGTTCAGAAGAACGTCTTGGTTCAGTGCGACGAGCCACTTGATGGTGTTGCAGATGGTATTCTCGAGGATCCCAACCTTTGCCAGTACCGCCCTGAGGCTCTTGTCTGCAGCAAGGGTCAGACCAAGAACTGCCTGACTGGACCCCAGATCGAGACAGTCCGCAAGGTCTTTGGTCCTCTGTATGGTAACAACGGCACATATATCTACCCTCGAATTCCTCCTGGAGCCGATCAGGGTTTCGGCTTTGCCATCGGCGAGCAGCCTTTCCCTTACTCTACGGAATGGTTCCAGTACGTTATCTGGAACGATACCAAGTGGGACCCCAACACCATTGGACCCAATGATTACCAGAAGGCTTCTGAGGTCAACCCCTTCAATGTTGAGACATGGGAGGGAGACCTCTCCAAGTTCCGCAAGCGGGGATCCAAGATCATTCACTGGCATGGTCTCGAGGACGGTCTCATCAGCTCCGACAACTCAATGGAATACTACAACCACGTCTCGGCAACAATGGGCCTCAGCAACACTGAACTTGATGAGTTCTACCGATACTTCCGTGTCAGCGGCTGCGGTCACTGTTCCGGCGGAATTGGAGCCAATCGCATTGGAAACAACCGCGCAAACCTGGGTGGCAAGGAGGCGAAGAACAACGTTCTCCTCGCTCTTGTCAAGTGGGTTGAGGAAGGCCAAGCACCCGAGACCATCACAGGTGTTCGCTACGTCAACGGTGCTACCACCGGAAAGGTCGAAGTTGAGCGTAGACACTGCCGCTATCCTTACCGCAATGTCTGGGACCGCAAGGGTAACTACAAGAACCCCGACAGCTGGAAGTGCGAGCTGCCCAAGTAA
- a CDS encoding class I glutamine amidotransferase-like protein, with product MAPLHLGALVYDYQAIDVLGPTDLLNSATKPYIKTLSGHLKVDQDTISRAPEFVFHHIGITRETFVLETSNIPIVPTTTVDQCPELDILLLGGPDPMNFELHPKYAEFIQKHVAAGKLLFTTCTGASVAAAAGVLDGKNATVNHGAIQPLRQKFPNVKWTDEKKWIVEGNIWTAGGAVAGMDMFAHWIKENFGMDIMILAASMLDYEPRDVDGILNVIPKRKWYQCLSRPS from the exons ATGGCTCCCCTCCACTTAGGCGCACTTGTCTACGACTATCAAGCTATAGATGTCTTGGGCCCAACAGACCTCCTCAACTCTGCCACCAAGCCATACATCAAAACCCTATCTGGCCATTTGAAGGTCGACCAAGACACAATCTCTCGCGCCCCAGAGTTCGTCTTTCATCACATCGGCATCACTCGCGAAACCTTTGTTCTTGAAACAAGTAACATTCCGATTGTCCCGACTACAACCGTGGATCAATGCCCCGAACTTGACATCCTTCTCCTCGGGGGTCCGGATCCCATGAACTTTGAGCTTCATCCCAAGTACGCCGAGTTCATCCAAAAGCACGTCGCAGCTGGAAAGCTTCTCTTCACCACTTGCACTGGAGCCAGCGTCGCTGCTGCAGCAGGTGTGCTTGACGGCAAGAATGCGACAGTCAACCACGGTGCTATTCAGCCTCTCAGACAGAAATTTCCGAACGTCAAGTGgactgatgagaagaaaTGGATTGTCGAAGGAAACATTTGGACTGCGGGCGGTGCAGTTGCCGGAATGGACATGTTTGCGCATTGGATCAAGGAGAACTTTGGAATGGATATCATGATTTTGGCTGCCTCGATGTTGGATTATGAGCCGAGGGACGTTGATGGTATTTTGAACGTCATTCCGAAGAG AAAATGGTATCAGTGCCTATCAAGACCATCCTAA
- a CDS encoding RTA1 like protein-domain-containing protein, with protein MATIIPTLTTLAPASSIVASATPSCITAAPDKYGYVPPDSCNANYGFYPNWEDNTAFAVAFGLSTVAHLAQAIILKQKFCWVIVMGASWECICFIARALGARDQQQAAYVTVSTLLFLLAPIWINAFIYMIVARLVHLVIPQRRVAGISAQWLAKIFVIFDVMCFIIQAAGGGMLASDNADTSKLGQHIYMVGIGIQLGCVVVFLVIHGLFYRELSLNARIGKQETRTRWLKPLCWVVYIVLVLIVVRVIFRLVEFGGGANSNNVVLRHEEFQLYLDALPMLIALVLLNVVHPGQVLKGPGANFPSAKVKWWHGR; from the exons ATGGCTACCATCATACCGACTCTCACTACACTCGCCCCTGCGTCTTCAATTGTCGCATCAGCGACACCCTCGTGCATAACTGCAGCGCCCGACAAGTACGGCTATGTCCCTCCGGACTCTTGCAACGCCAATTATGGATTCTACCCCAATTGGGAAGACAACACAGCCTTTGCGGTTGCCTTTGGCTTGTCCACCGTGGCTCACCTGGCCCAAGCAATCATTCTCAAACAG AAATTCTGTTGGGTCATCGTGATGGGAGCATCTTGGGAGTGTATCTGTTTCATCGCTCGCGCCCTAGGTGCCAGGGACCAGCAGCAAGCGGCCTACGTCACCGTCTCGACTCTTCTATTTCTACTTGCACCGATTT GGATTAATGCATTCATATACATGATAGTCGCCCGTCTTGTCCATCTCGTCATTCCGCAGCGCCGCGTGGCCGGCATCTCCGCACAATGGCTCGCCAAAATTTTCGTCATCTTCGATGTCATGTGCTTCATCATCCAGGCTGCTGGTGGGGGCATGCTCGCCTCGGACAACGCAGATACATCTAAACTGGGGCAGCATATTTATATGGTTGGCATTGGCATCCAGCTTGGCTGCGTCGTGGTCTTTCTTGTTATTCACGGCCTTTTCTATCGCGAGCTTTCTCTTAATGCTCGTATAGGCAAGCAAGAGACTCGGACCCGGTGGTTGAAGCCTCTCTGTTGGGTTGTCTACATAGTCCTTGTCCTCATCGTG GTGCGAGTTATCTTTCGTCTCGTCGAATTCGGTGGTGGTGCAAATAGCAACAATGTGGTACTTCGACACGAGGAGTTCCAGCTCTACCTTGATGCATTGCCGATGCTCATCGCTTTGGTCTTGCTGAACGTGGTGCATCCTGGTCAGGTATTGAAAGGTCCTGGTGCCAACTTTCCATCCGCCAAGGTCAAGTGGTGGCATGGCCGATGA
- a CDS encoding uncharacterized protein (expressed protein), which produces MITIASIRPRVSTFRSLQRLSTIQTINISSKSPLDQRWITEERRKSKAPQNESSEPNPSYPAFSLNSLGLSKRTKVVVMVVLSIFGTIETWVWCKAIWQWRKGRQEAEQ; this is translated from the coding sequence ATGATCACCATCGCTTCCATTCGACCCCGTGTGTCGACCTTCCGCTCACTTCAAAGACTTTCAACCATCCAAACCATCAACATTTCGTCAAAATCACCGCTTGATCAAAGGTGGATAACAGAGGAGCGCAGAAAAAGCAAGGCTCCGCAAAATGAGAGTTCAGAACCCAATCCCTCCTATCCAGCTTTTAGTCTCAACTCTCTGGGTCTTAGCAAAAGAACCAAGGTAGTCGTAATGGTAGTTCTGAGCATCTTTGGTACTATTGAGACTTGGGTCTGGTGTAAAGCCATCTGGCAATGGAGAAAGGgtcgtcaagaagcagaacaGTGA
- a CDS encoding transmembrane amino acid transporter protein-domain-containing protein, protein MGAEDKTTKTQPEMAQPEHHRTASIRGIDGDEINTINDGGDIMDTKEQSDEPVQNIFNQGGKNYRTLGKWDTVFVLVTNQVGLGVLSLPGCLKVLGVVPGIIAIIGLGSLSAYTAYELLQFYRKYPHVVNVVDMCGIIGGRPLEVIAGIGLMIKVMMTCASASVTLSVAFNTLSNHAFCTVSFVIIAVVACWVLCLPRTVKFVSQSGIPSTISILAAALVVMISLGVDTPSQAPPGWDREIQVIGNPTFRQGLNACLKICYAYAGNISFVSYMAEMKNPSRDFPMALACLEVFSITLYTIVAVAIYCLAGDYTTSPALGSAPRIPAKVAYGVVLPCVFATAMAFGHTGIKYMYVVAMRSIKATHQVTDRSVKSWSIWVACVTLYWIIVFVISNAIPIFDSILSISSATTIAWFTFGLSAIFWFHINKGQYTKNWKKIALCIINGMLIVQSLFMNGGGLWSSITELLNIFENDKSSIRGVFSCGDNSI, encoded by the coding sequence ATGGGCGCTGAAGATAAGACGACAAAGACTCAGCCTGAGATGGCTCAGCCCGAGCATCACCGTACTGCATCCATTCGCGGCATCGACGGCGATGAGATCAACACTATCAACGATGGCGGCGACATCATGGACACCAAGGAGCAATCCGACGAGCCCGTGCAAAACATCTTCAACCAAGGCGGCAAGAACTACAGAACACTCGGCAAATGGGACACAGTCTTCGTCCTCGTCACCAACCAAGTCGGTCTTGGTGTATTGTCCCTCCCCGGTTGTCTCAAGGTCCTCGGCGTCGTCCCCggcatcatcgccatcattgGTCTCGGTTCCCTCTCTGCCTACACTGCCTATGAACTCCTCCAATTTTACAGAAAGTATCCCCACGTCGTTAACGTCGTTGATATGTGCGGTATCATTGGTGGTAGACCGCTTGAGGTCATTGCGGGTATTGGTTTGATGATCAAGGTTATGATGACCTGTGCATCTGCCAGTGTGACATTATCGGTTGCTTTCAACACCCTGAGCAACCATGCCTTCTGTACCGTCAGCTTCGTTATCATCGCCGTCGTCGCTTGCTGGGTCCTTTGTCTGCCTCGAACCGTCAAGTTCGTCTCACAGTCTGGTATCCCCTCCACAATCAGTATTCTAGCCGCCGCTCTTGTCGTCATGATCAGCTTGGGTGTCGACACTCCCTCCCAGGCCCCTCCCGGATGGGATCGCGAAATCCAGGTCATCGGTAACCCAACTTTCCGACAAGGCCTCAATGCCTGTCTCAAGATCTGCTACGCCTATGCCGGAAACATCAGCTTCGTCTCGTACATGGCCGAGATGAAGAATCCTAGCCGTGATTTCCCCATGGCTCTGGCTTGCCTCGAAGTCTTCTCCATTACCCTTTACACCATCGTCGCCGTCGCCATTTACTGCCTTGCCGGCGACTATACTACCTCTCCCGCTCTTGGATCCGCGCCCCGAATCCCCGCCAAGGTTGCCTACGGTGTCGTACTTCCTTGCGTGTTCGCGACAGCCATGGCTTTCGGTCATACCGGCATCAAGTACATGTATGTTGTCGCCATGCGATCCATCAAGGCTACCCACCAAGTTACCGACCGAAGTGTCAAGTCTTGGAGCATCTGGGTTGCCTGTGTGACCCTTTACTGGATCATTGTCTTTGTCATTTCCAACGCCATCCCCATTTTCGACtccatcctctccatctcctccgCCACCACGATCGCTTGGTTCACCTTCGGTCTCAGCGCCATCTTCTGGTTCCATATCAATAAGGGCCAGTATACCAAGAACTGGAAGAAGATTGCCCTTTGCATCATTAACGGCATGCTTATCGTCCAGTCATTGTTCATGAACGGTGGAGGCTTGTGGTCTTCCATCACCGAATTGTTGAACATCTTTGAGAACGATAAGAGCTCCATTCGTGGCGTCTTCTCATGCGGTGACAACTCCATTTAG
- a CDS encoding glycoside hydrolase, with protein sequence MKASLIKTVAVTSALAAVVHGIDVSWDDDKSVKEAASVVAYGLVKYYTGNNTGDTPGNLPDPYYWWTAGGMFGTLIDYWWLTGDESYNKITTQAMLHQVGTNDDYMPDNQTMTEGNDDQGFWAVAAMSAAEHKYPDPPADQPQWLALVQAVFNEYVSRWDTEHCGGGMRWQIFTWNAGYDYKNSISNGCFFNIAARLARYTGNTTYADWAEKVWDWETKIGLINSAYQVRDGVHFEGKCPSSMDTNQWTYNSGVYLYGAAAMYNMTGKASWKTRVDGLLGDIKNRFVKNGVIYEQFCEEHKLCNLDQQTFKGYLSRWMAATALVAPHTSEYITQTLLSTAKKAATSCSGSPASGFAGKAGTACGFTWLTNGFDGIVGVGPQMSSLQAIMYTLGQKARPPVTTKTGGTSKGNPGGGQTSMDVDVSKPKYAKITMMDRIGAGAITCMILASIIGGSVFATI encoded by the exons ATGAAAGCCTCCTTAATCAAAACGGTCGCTGTAACTTCGGCCTTAGCAGCTGTTGTTCACGGCATTGATGTATCATGGGACGACGACA AGTCTGTCAAAGAAGCTGCTAGTGTTGTTGCGTATGGCTTAGTAAAATACTATACTGGCAACAATACCGGTGATACACCAGGCAACCTGCCAGATCCCTATTATT GGTGGACAGCAGGGGGTATGTTCGGTACATTGATCGACTACTGGTGGCTTACTGGCGATGAGAGCTACAACAAGATTACTACACAGGCTATGCTGCATCAGGTCGGGACAAATGACGACTACATGCCCGATAACCAGACCATGACAGAAGGCAATGATGACCAAGGATTTTGGGCAGTGGCTGCTATGTCGGCAGCTGAGCATAAATATCCTGACCCGCCAGCAGACCAGCCTCAATGGCTAGCACTAGTTCAGGCTGTTTTCAACGAATATGTTAGTCGCTGGGATACAGAGCACTGCGGCGGTGGAATGCGATGGCAAATATTCACCTGGAACGCGGGATATGATTATAAGAATTCTATCTCGAACGgttgcttcttcaacataGCTGCACGTCTTGCCCGCTATACTGGCAATACCACTTACGCGGACTGGGCTGAGAAGGTCTGGGACTGGGAAACCAAGATCGGACTCATCAACAGCGCATACCAGGTCCGAGATGGTGTCCATTTCGAAGGGAAATGCCCCAGCTCCATGGATACCAACCAATGGACCTACAATAGCGGTGTTTACCTTTATGGTGCTGCTGCCATGTACAACATGACCGGGAAAGCTTCGTGGAAAACCCGAGTAGACGGTCTACTGGGGGACATAAAGAATAGGTTCGTGAAAAATGGTGTTATCTATGAGCAGTTCTGCGAGGAGCATAAGCTATGCAACCTCGACCAACAGACCTTCAAAGGCTATCTCAGCCGTTGGATGGCAGCTACCGCACTGGTAGCTCCCCATACCTCCGAATACATCACACAGACGTTGCTATCGACTGCAAAGAAGGCCGCCACTTCGTGTTCAGGATCACCCGCCTCGGGCTTCGCAGGCAAGGCTGGCACGGCTTGCGGCTTCACATGGTTAACCAACGGGTTCGATGGGATCGTTGGGGTCGGACCGCAGATGAGCTCTCTGCAAGCTATCATGTACACCCTCGGTCAGAAGGCGAGACCGCCAGTGACAACGAAGACCGGAGGAACGTCAAAAGGAAACCCGGGTGGTGGCCAGACGAGCATGGATGTCGACGTGTCGAAACCGAAATATGCAAAGATAACAATGATGGACAGGATAGGGGCGGGCGCGATAACATGTATGATTTTAGCCAGCATTATTGGGGGTTCTGTCTTTGCTACTATCTAA
- a CDS encoding glycoside hydrolase → MNRAILLGASLFASVYAQWPCGNIEEKHPPLTWYHCDQKPCQKFYGAVVLDSTLRETNCCAGSFNIKDLHRTDCKKKDKDTCPVDCCIEGADYQAHGISTDDTSLTLDLGASAPHTPKDLIRVFALKEDERYLAPRLIDQRDSEYTFDLEIRNVPPGYKARVSLNWMWPDGGKSEAKGDKAGARYGTGYCDATCDLGQRFVEGRANYGGWVPSKHDPKLGKGRLGACCASFVLWEGNIESTDFSFSPCLPPWYHTCKDEKCSTRCFAFGCSWNPNGNRQKPFFGPGPTNTIDSTKKFSVVNQWFAQQTPRVIAILKTRATYYIQDGKLYRSAPSDYRPNGALFNTMNKGFCKKMASDFKWGKRWRRAGTWWQRGRGNQYMMVPVFSLFRDREYDKIYRLENDGKEFDDLPRNASVTFSNFRIGTINQTFVDMLDPELRPKDLPHRRGITFHEKDQPKPTGWGEDQL, encoded by the exons ATGAACCGCGCTATCCTCCTTGGCGCGTCGTTGTTCGCTTCAGTGTATGCGCAATGGCCATGTGGCAATATAGAGGAGAAACATCCACCTCTCACCTGGTATCACTGTGATCAAAAGCCTTGCCAGAAATTCTACGGTGCCGTCGTTCTGGACTCCACGCTACGTGAAACAAATTGCTGCGCCGGTagcttcaacatcaaggaTTTACACAGAACAGACTGCAAAAAGAAGGACAAAGACACCTGCCCCGTGGATTGCTGTATCGAGGGCGCTGACTACCAAGCTCATGGCATATCGACCGACGACACTAGCCTGACACTGGACCTCGGCGCCAGCGCCCCTCATACTCCGAAAGATCTGATTCGGGTGTTTGCTTTGAAGGAGGACGAGCGTTACCTGGCACCTCGTTTGATCGACCAACGCGATTCAGAGTATACTTTCGATCTGGAGATTCGAAACGTCCCCCCAGGTTATAAGGCCAGAGTGTCACTTAATTGGATGTGGCCAGATGGCGGTAAATCGGAGGCAAAGGGCGACAAAGCCGGTGCCAGGTACGGAACCGGGTATTGCGATGCTACATGCGACCTAGGTCAAAGGTTCGTCGAGGGAAGAGCCAATTACGGTGGATGGGTTCCTTCAAAGCACGACCCAAAGTTGGGCAAAGGGCGTCTCGGTGCATGCTGCGCCTCTTTTGTGCTATGGGAGGGAAATATAGAGTCTACGGATTTCAGCTTTAGTCCATGCCTTCCGCCGTGGTATCATACATGCAAGGATGAAAAGTGCTCAACAAGGTGTTTCGCGTTCGGTTGCAGCTGGAACCCTAATGGGAACCGCCAGAAACCGTTCTTCGGTCCTGGGCCAACCAACACTATCGACTCGACAAAGAAGTTCAGCGTTGTGAACCAGTGGTTCGCACAGCAGACACCAAGAGTAATTGCTATCCTGAAAACTAGGGCCACGTACTATATCCAAGATGGGAAGCTTTACCGCAGCGCACCATCTGACTACAGACCCAACGGTGCTCTGTTTAATACCATGAATAAAGGTTTCTGTAAAAAGATGGCTTCGGATTTCAAGTGGGGTAAGCGGTGGAGAAGAGCTGGTACATGGTGGCAGCGAGGTCGCGGCAACCAATACATGATGGTGCCTGTCTTCAGTTTATTCCGAGAT CGAGAGTATGACAAGATCTATCGTTTGGAGAATGACGGGAAAGAGTTTGACGACCTACCTCGCAACGCATCTGTGACTTTCTCCAACTTCAGGATCGGCACGATTAACCAGACTTTTGTTGATATGCTTGACCCAGAACTGCGGCCAAAGGACTTGCCTCATCGGCGTGGTATCACATTTCACGAAAAGGATCAACCGAAGCCTACAGGTTGGGGAGAAGACCAGCTTTGA